TTGAGTCGGGAAGAATGAAAACCGGAACACCGCCGCGTGTAGATGGTCGTTCACTCGATTATTCGAAAATGGAAGAACAGCCTGGTGATGAAAAACCGGAAAAGTTCTCGTTTGATACAACTGTAGAGCCAATTACCACTCAGCGTTCCTGTCATATAACCTATACCAGTGATGAAGTACACGATATCCTGCGAACGGGGTTCGAGAAATCGCCTATGTTTCAGGGACGTATTCAAGGGCTTGGGCCACGTTACTGTCCTTCAATAGAAGATAAGATTAACCGTTTTGCCGATAAAGACCGCCACCAGCTGTTTGTTGAGCCTGAAGGATGGAACACCGTTGAGGTTTATGTGAATGGTTTTTCTACTTCGTTACCTGAAGAGGTACAGTACAATGCTCTGCGCAAAGTGGCGGGCTTTGAAAAGGTAAAGTTCTTCCGTCCCGGCTACGCCATTGAGTACGATTATTTCCCGCCCATGCAACTTGATTTAACGTTGCAGACTAAGCTTGTGGAGAACCTTTATTTTGCGGGTCAAATAAACGGGACTACCGGTTATGAAGAGGCAGCCTGTCAGGGAATAATGGCAGGAATAAATGCTCACCTGAAGATTAATGGAAGTGGGCCGTTTATTTTACAGCGTTCTGAGGCCTACATAGGCGTGCTGCTTGATGACCTGGTGACGAAAGGCACTGAAGAGCCTTACCGGATGTTTACCTCACGTGCTGAATACCGTATTCTGCTTCGTCAGGATAATGCCGATGTGCGGCTTACGCCTAAGGCGCATGAGATTGGTTTGGCAAGCGGGGCGCGTTACCAGCGTGTGCAGGAAAAAATTGCTAATTCACGGGCAATTACCAAGTATTTTAAAGATTACAGCATTGAGCCTGCCAGGGTAAATACCACACTGGAACAGCTTAATTCTTCACCTATTTCTCAGAAGGTTAAATTGTTTGGTTTGTTATCGCGCCCTGGGATTTCTGTGGCTGATTTAGCCGGGAGTGATGCAGAAGTGAAGGCCTTTCTTTCTCGGTTTGATGCGGAGACGATTGAGCAGGCCGAGATTCAGATGAAATACGAAGGCTACATTCAGCGTGAAAGCGAAATGGCCGATAAGCTCAGCCGGTTGGAACATATTCAGCTCGATAGCGACTTTAACTACAAGCAGCTTACCTCTTTGTCTATGGAGGCCCGCGAAAAACTGTCGCGTATCCGTCCGCTTACACTCGGGCAAGCATCGCGAATAAGCGGAGTAAATCCGTCTGACATTTCCGTTTTGCTCGTGTATTTAGGGCGCTAGGCAATTCCCCAGTTTTCTGATCAGGGCTTCTCATCATCGGGAGGCCCTGTTTGTTTTATGAGATTTCGTTTCACGTGAAACGCGCGGAGTAAATAACCAACGTTTTGTCAGGGCTTGCGTTCATCATTTTCCGCCTCTTGTCACCGTACATAAATCAGCCTTAATTTAAAAACGACTTGCCTATGGCTTATTTAGCCAGCTACTAACCCTTTTGTCGTTTCGCATTATTCAATCCTATTCAGTTTTCGTTCGTGCCTTCTGTTTTTATTAAACCCATTTTACAGTCAATTATTCCAGCCTATTTCTTTCCGGTCATCATTAGAATTTAAGCCCAAGCACCTCGTTTTTTTCTTTTTCGATTTTCACCCGACTCCCTTTTGAATAAATAACTCAGGCCCTCATCTTTTTGGCTTAATACCAACCGCTCGCCTGGGCCATAATTTCATAATCAGCCTTTTTCAGTTCTAACTGTTTCACGTGAAACCATATTTCAAAACTTATTTCGCACCTCAACCAGGCTTAAACCATCTTTTCAACAACAGCCTGTTCCTTGCTTTCCACCCCGGCATGTTCGAAACATGTATTCACGAGTCAGATTTCGAGCCAGCCAATCGAGTAGCTTTAGTCCTGTGCCTTAACGATACTGTCTGCTATATTTTGGAATTTATCAAATTGGCAAAAATTATGAAATACAGATAGTTACACTAAAATTAAACAACAATTTATGATAGAATCTGCCATATTTATGTTTCACGTGGAACAAATCAAATTTGTAGAACATCTTTGGACAATATTCTTCAATAAGAAAATCGTAAAACACTGAAAAACATAGATTAACAAAACTATTTAAAATATTGTTTCACGTGGAACAACAGAACAACATCAAAATAGAGGCTTGCCCGGTATGCGGTGGCCGCACATTTGCCGACATGATTGTGTGCAAGGACTACACCGTAAGCAAAGCCGAGTTTGCCATACAGCAATGTTCGTCTTGCGGCTTTGCATTCACCAATCCGCGCCCGGCAAACGAACACTTGGGCGCCTACTACGAGTCGGACGATTACATTTCGCATTCCAACACGTCGAAAGGGCTGGTGAGCAAAATGTATCAGCGTGTACGCAAATACACCCTGAAAAAGAAAGTGCAAATGGTAACCGCGCTGGCAGGCAAAACGGGCAACTTGCTTGATATTGGTTGCGGCACGGGCGACTTTCTGAATGCAAGCCGCGATGCAGGATGGAAAATCACCGGTATCGAGCCAAGTCCTTCGGCACGGCAAATGGCCAAAGCCAACCACAACCTCGACATTCTCGACGAGCCGTTGCTTGACACATTGCCCGGCCAGAGTTTCGACGTAATTTCCATGTGGCATGTGCTTGAACATGTGCCCGATTTGCCAGGCCGCATGCAAACACTTAAACGCCTGCTTGCGCCCGGTGGCACGCTCATCATTGCCGTGCCCAACCGCAACGCCCACGATGCCGCACACTACGGAAAATTCTGGGCCGCCTACGATGTGCCCCGTCACCTCTGGCATTTCCGCCCGGACGATATACGCGCACTGGCAAAAACGCACGGCTTCGAACTCACCGCAATAAAACCCATGGTGTTCGACGCATACTATGTTTCGATGCTGAGCGAGAAATACCGCAGCGGCAGCAACCGTTACCTTGCTGCTGCCTGGCGCGGATTTATTTCAAACCGCAAAGCCGGAACCGAACGCTGGTCGAGCCAGATCTACATTCTCCGCCACGCCAATTCATAATGCCATGCTCACCCGTCAGCTGCTTACCATTGGGTTGCTGGTGCTCTCCAATGTGTTTATGACTTTTGCCTGGTACGGCCACCTCAAGTTTCACGAATGGGGCTGGTTTACCCGCGCCGGACTTTTTGCCACCGTGCTCATAAGCTGGGGGCTGGCGTTTTTCGAATACTGCTTTCAGGTGCCCGCCAACCGCATCGGCTACCTCGAAAACGGGGGGCCGTTTAACATGGTTGAGCTGAAGGTGATTCAGGAAGTGGTGTCGCTTATTGTGTTTTCGCTCATTCTGGCATTTGTATTCAAAAAGCAGGAGCTCACGTTAAATCACCTCATTGGCTTTGGTTTTCTCATCCTGGCCGTTTACTTTGTATTCAAGAAGTAGCGCAACAACAGTCTGCTTTGCAACAACACGTTGCAATTAACACGGCAGGAGCGCACGATAAACAAAACAGGAAAAGCACACGTGATTGGTATTGTTATACAGCTTTTGTTGTCGTGGTTGTTGCTGTGGCTTATTGAAAAGAAAAGCCTGAGCGTACTCGGCTTTTATCCCACGGGGAAAAGGCTGCGACTTTTTTTTCTTTTTCTTTTTATTACGGCGGCCTTCTCCGCATCAGAATATCTTTTCAGGATGTGGCTGGCCGGGCAGCGATGGGCTTTAAATAACGAAGGCTCGAGCGCACAACTTATTTCAGGATTATGGTGGAATCTCAAATCGGTTTTGTTTGAAGAACTGATTTTCCGGGGTGCGCTTTTTTATATTCTGATAAAAAGAATCGGCATTCCGTACTCACTCATTATCTCATCATCAGCCTTTGGCATTTATCACTGGTTTTCGCACGAGGTGTTTGGCGATCCGGGACAAATGCTTGTGACCTTTATTATTACCGGAATTATGGGGCTGGTGTACGCCTATGCCTACACAAAAACGTTTTCCCTGCTTGTTCCGATTGCCATTCATTTTGGCTGGAACATGATAAAAAGCGTAGTGTTTTCCGATACCGTGATCGGCAAGCAGCTGCTCGTTATTCAGGAGCCGGTGCCCGTGGTAACAGTTTCGTACTTCGCGTATTTTTTCATCGGCTTCTTTCCAATTATCGGTTGTTGGGCGATGTGTTTTGTGCTGCTTAAAAAGCAGCGTCAGGAGCCATTGCCTTGAACCACGAGCAGCAAAAAGCCGCACCCTCATTTGTTGATGCACGGCAGCGCGCTGTATATCAAAAACAGGAAACTCCGCACCCGGTTTTGGTGTACTCCTGAAGGCGTGTTACTTTGTATT
This DNA window, taken from Bacteroidota bacterium, encodes the following:
- the mnmG gene encoding tRNA uridine-5-carboxymethylaminomethyl(34) synthesis enzyme MnmG, translating into MLQDYDVIVVGAGHAGCEAAAAAANMGSRVLLVTMNMQTIAQMSCNPAMGGIAKGQIVREVDALGGYSGIVSDKTAIQFRMLNRSKGPAMWSPRVQSDRWRFAEEWRLMLEQTPNLDFWQDMVSRLLIKDNRVAGIVTGMGIEIRAKAVVLTNGTFMNGIIHVGEKQFGGGRMGEKASTGITEQLIDIGFESGRMKTGTPPRVDGRSLDYSKMEEQPGDEKPEKFSFDTTVEPITTQRSCHITYTSDEVHDILRTGFEKSPMFQGRIQGLGPRYCPSIEDKINRFADKDRHQLFVEPEGWNTVEVYVNGFSTSLPEEVQYNALRKVAGFEKVKFFRPGYAIEYDYFPPMQLDLTLQTKLVENLYFAGQINGTTGYEEAACQGIMAGINAHLKINGSGPFILQRSEAYIGVLLDDLVTKGTEEPYRMFTSRAEYRILLRQDNADVRLTPKAHEIGLASGARYQRVQEKIANSRAITKYFKDYSIEPARVNTTLEQLNSSPISQKVKLFGLLSRPGISVADLAGSDAEVKAFLSRFDAETIEQAEIQMKYEGYIQRESEMADKLSRLEHIQLDSDFNYKQLTSLSMEAREKLSRIRPLTLGQASRISGVNPSDISVLLVYLGR
- a CDS encoding class I SAM-dependent methyltransferase; protein product: MEQQNNIKIEACPVCGGRTFADMIVCKDYTVSKAEFAIQQCSSCGFAFTNPRPANEHLGAYYESDDYISHSNTSKGLVSKMYQRVRKYTLKKKVQMVTALAGKTGNLLDIGCGTGDFLNASRDAGWKITGIEPSPSARQMAKANHNLDILDEPLLDTLPGQSFDVISMWHVLEHVPDLPGRMQTLKRLLAPGGTLIIAVPNRNAHDAAHYGKFWAAYDVPRHLWHFRPDDIRALAKTHGFELTAIKPMVFDAYYVSMLSEKYRSGSNRYLAAAWRGFISNRKAGTERWSSQIYILRHANS
- a CDS encoding DMT family protein; the encoded protein is MLTRQLLTIGLLVLSNVFMTFAWYGHLKFHEWGWFTRAGLFATVLISWGLAFFEYCFQVPANRIGYLENGGPFNMVELKVIQEVVSLIVFSLILAFVFKKQELTLNHLIGFGFLILAVYFVFKK
- a CDS encoding CPBP family intramembrane metalloprotease → MIGIVIQLLLSWLLLWLIEKKSLSVLGFYPTGKRLRLFFLFLFITAAFSASEYLFRMWLAGQRWALNNEGSSAQLISGLWWNLKSVLFEELIFRGALFYILIKRIGIPYSLIISSSAFGIYHWFSHEVFGDPGQMLVTFIITGIMGLVYAYAYTKTFSLLVPIAIHFGWNMIKSVVFSDTVIGKQLLVIQEPVPVVTVSYFAYFFIGFFPIIGCWAMCFVLLKKQRQEPLP